In one Streptomyces sp. T12 genomic region, the following are encoded:
- a CDS encoding Na+/H+ antiporter, giving the protein MDQLALLFVLLLGAVVSVPVGDRVGLPAPVLMTLLGIVLALLDFVPNVDIPPDLILPLLLPPLLYAAVRRTSWRQFAANVRPILLLAVALVFVTTVCVAAVAHAIVPGLPLAAAVALGALVAPPDPVAATAVAGQLGLPRRLVSILEGEGLFNDVTAIVLYHVAIAAAVSGSFSPWEAGLDLVLSAVVALAIGLALGWGANKLMDLLGDPTLQIGLTLLVPYASYVLAEELHGSGVLAVLVTALFLAEYATDADDVMTRLAGHTFWDIVDTLVTGVAFGLIGLELHIAVRTASGRWAEMLGWAAAVVGVVVIVRLLWLLPATWLTKRMHAKRDYDEEIPVSWRETIVMWWSGMRGVASVALALAVPLETDAGAAFPDRDEIVFIAFGVIMATLVLQGLTLPWLVKRLGVRADSEREKEFEKQLAVRAAKAAKRRLREIEAVEDLPEELSEQMLRRAFEIGVRISPDMGEEERREAHQQRVRRLKRVRRIQGELLSAARHEVLAARSEPGADPEVVDRVLRHLDVRSLR; this is encoded by the coding sequence GTGGATCAGTTGGCCCTGTTGTTCGTGCTGTTGCTCGGGGCCGTGGTGAGTGTCCCGGTGGGGGACCGGGTCGGGTTGCCGGCGCCGGTGCTGATGACGCTGCTCGGGATCGTGCTCGCGCTGCTCGACTTCGTGCCCAATGTCGACATTCCACCCGACCTGATCCTGCCGCTGCTGTTGCCGCCTTTGCTGTACGCCGCCGTACGGCGGACCTCGTGGCGGCAGTTCGCGGCGAACGTACGGCCCATCCTTCTGCTGGCCGTGGCGCTGGTGTTCGTCACCACGGTGTGCGTGGCCGCGGTGGCCCACGCGATCGTGCCGGGGCTGCCGCTCGCCGCCGCCGTGGCGCTGGGCGCGCTCGTCGCGCCGCCCGATCCGGTCGCGGCGACCGCCGTCGCCGGGCAACTCGGGCTGCCACGGCGGCTGGTGTCCATCCTGGAGGGCGAGGGGCTCTTCAACGACGTGACGGCCATCGTGCTGTACCACGTGGCGATCGCGGCGGCCGTGAGCGGCAGCTTCTCGCCGTGGGAAGCCGGACTGGATCTGGTGCTCTCCGCCGTGGTGGCGCTGGCCATCGGACTCGCCCTGGGCTGGGGCGCCAACAAGCTGATGGATCTGCTGGGGGACCCGACCCTGCAGATCGGGCTCACGCTGCTCGTGCCGTACGCCTCGTACGTGCTGGCCGAGGAACTCCACGGCTCCGGCGTGCTCGCCGTGCTCGTCACCGCCCTGTTCCTCGCCGAGTACGCCACCGACGCCGACGACGTGATGACGCGGCTCGCCGGGCACACCTTCTGGGACATCGTCGACACGCTGGTCACCGGCGTCGCGTTCGGGCTGATCGGGCTCGAACTGCACATCGCGGTGCGGACCGCGTCCGGGCGCTGGGCCGAGATGCTCGGCTGGGCGGCCGCGGTGGTCGGCGTCGTCGTCATCGTGCGTCTGCTGTGGTTGCTGCCGGCCACCTGGCTCACCAAGCGGATGCACGCGAAACGGGACTACGACGAGGAGATCCCGGTCAGCTGGCGCGAGACCATCGTGATGTGGTGGTCGGGGATGCGGGGCGTCGCCTCGGTCGCCCTGGCGCTGGCCGTTCCGCTGGAGACGGATGCGGGCGCCGCCTTTCCCGACCGGGACGAGATCGTGTTCATCGCGTTCGGGGTGATCATGGCGACGTTGGTGCTGCAGGGACTGACCCTGCCGTGGCTGGTGAAGCGGCTCGGGGTGCGTGCCGACAGCGAGCGGGAGAAGGAGTTCGAGAAGCAGCTGGCGGTGCGGGCCGCCAAGGCGGCGAAGCGGAGGCTGAGGGAGATCGAGGCCGTCGAGGACCTGCCGGAGGAGCTGTCCGAGCAGATGCTGCGGCGGGCGTTCGAGATCGGGGTGCGGATCAGCCCGGACATGGGGGAGGAGGAGCGCAGGGAGGCCCATCAGCAGCGGGTGCGGCGGCTCAAGCGGGTGCGGCGGATCCAGGGCGAGCTGCTGAGTGCGGCGCGGCACGAGGTGCTGGCGGCGCGCAGTGAGCCGGGGGCCGATCCCGAGGTGGTGGACCGGGTGCTGCGGCATTTGGACGTGCGCAGTCTGCGGTGA
- a CDS encoding GNAT family N-acetyltransferase, producing the protein MCFAVRKEVFVGEQGVPEDLEYDAYDTVAVHVLAVRADGVPLGTGRLLHGEAAAAKVDGDPSVGSLGRLAVTKAARGLGVGAALVRALEEAARARGLAAVDLHAQTHALGFYERLGYVAYGPEFPDAGIPHRAMRRVL; encoded by the coding sequence ATGTGCTTCGCGGTGCGCAAGGAGGTCTTCGTCGGGGAGCAGGGCGTTCCCGAGGACCTGGAGTACGACGCGTACGACACCGTCGCCGTGCATGTGCTGGCCGTGCGGGCGGACGGGGTGCCGCTCGGCACCGGGCGCCTGCTGCACGGGGAGGCGGCCGCGGCGAAGGTCGACGGTGACCCGTCGGTCGGGTCGCTGGGGCGGCTCGCGGTGACCAAGGCGGCGCGTGGGCTCGGCGTCGGCGCCGCGCTGGTGCGGGCCCTCGAGGAGGCGGCACGCGCGCGTGGGCTCGCGGCCGTGGATCTGCACGCGCAGACGCATGCGCTGGGGTTCTACGAGCGGCTGGGGTACGTGGCGTACGGGCCGGAGTTCCCCGACGCGGGGATACCGCACCGGGCGATGCGGCGCGTTCTGTAG
- a CDS encoding RluA family pseudouridine synthase, with the protein MSTIPEIRTLPVPDGLEGERVDAAISRMFGFSRTKAAELAAAGKVTVDGSVVGKSERVHGGAWLEVEMPQAPAPVQVVAEPVEGMEIVHDDDDVVVIVKPVGVAAHPSPGWSGPTVIGGLAAAGYRISTSGAAERQGIVHRLDVGTSGLMAVAKSEYAYTSLKRQFKERTVDKRYHTLVQGHPDPTSGTIDAPIGRHPNHDYKWAVTADGKPSVTHYDLIEAFRAASLLDVKLETGRTHQIRVHMAAHRHPCVGDLTYGADPTLAKRLHLTRQWLHAVRLGFEHPGDGQWVEFACDYPADLQKALDQVREETYA; encoded by the coding sequence GTGAGCACGATTCCCGAGATCCGTACCCTGCCCGTGCCCGACGGCCTGGAGGGCGAGCGCGTCGACGCCGCCATCTCCCGCATGTTCGGCTTCTCCCGGACCAAGGCGGCCGAGCTCGCCGCCGCGGGGAAGGTCACGGTCGACGGATCGGTGGTCGGTAAGTCGGAGCGCGTGCACGGTGGCGCCTGGCTCGAAGTGGAGATGCCGCAGGCGCCCGCGCCGGTGCAGGTCGTCGCCGAGCCGGTCGAGGGCATGGAGATCGTGCACGACGACGATGACGTGGTCGTGATCGTGAAGCCGGTCGGTGTGGCCGCGCACCCGTCGCCGGGCTGGAGCGGTCCGACGGTCATCGGCGGGCTGGCCGCGGCCGGCTATCGCATCTCCACGTCCGGTGCCGCCGAGCGCCAGGGCATCGTGCACCGGCTCGACGTGGGCACGTCCGGGCTGATGGCCGTCGCCAAGTCCGAGTACGCGTACACGTCGCTCAAGCGCCAGTTCAAGGAGCGCACGGTCGACAAGCGGTACCACACGCTCGTCCAGGGCCACCCCGACCCGACCAGCGGCACCATCGACGCGCCCATCGGCCGCCACCCCAACCACGACTACAAGTGGGCGGTCACGGCCGACGGCAAGCCGTCCGTCACGCACTACGACCTCATCGAGGCGTTCCGCGCGGCCTCCCTGCTCGATGTGAAGCTGGAGACGGGCCGCACCCACCAGATCCGCGTCCACATGGCCGCCCACCGGCACCCCTGCGTCGGCGACCTGACGTACGGCGCCGACCCGACGCTCGCCAAGCGGCTCCACCTGACCCGCCAGTGGCTGCACGCCGTACGCCTCGGCTTCGAGCACCCCGGGGACGGGCAGTGGGTGGAGTTCGCGTGCGACTACCCGGCCGACCTGCAGAAGGCTCTGGACCAGGTCCGCGAGGAGACGTACGCGTGA
- the lspA gene encoding signal peptidase II, whose amino-acid sequence MAEAERIIGTPDTPEAAGAEPEQSDENAKEAAAERPRGGRRIAVLFGVAAFAYALDLVSKMIVVAKLEHHPPIEIIGDWLKFEAIRNAGAAFGFGEAFTVIFTVIAAAVIVVIARLARKLYSLPWAIALGMLLGGALGNLTDRIFRSPGVFEGAVVDFIAPKHFAVFNLADSAIVCGGILIVLLSFKGLDPDGTVHKD is encoded by the coding sequence GTGGCAGAGGCGGAGCGCATCATCGGTACGCCGGATACCCCAGAGGCGGCGGGAGCCGAGCCGGAGCAGTCCGACGAGAACGCGAAGGAAGCCGCGGCCGAGCGGCCCCGGGGCGGGCGCCGTATCGCCGTGCTGTTCGGGGTTGCCGCCTTCGCCTACGCCCTCGACCTGGTCAGCAAGATGATCGTGGTCGCCAAGCTGGAGCACCACCCGCCGATCGAGATCATCGGGGACTGGCTGAAGTTCGAGGCGATCCGCAACGCGGGCGCGGCCTTCGGTTTCGGCGAGGCCTTCACCGTGATCTTCACGGTGATCGCGGCGGCCGTCATCGTGGTGATCGCCCGGCTCGCCCGCAAGCTGTACAGCCTGCCCTGGGCGATCGCGCTCGGCATGCTGCTCGGCGGTGCGCTCGGCAACCTCACCGACCGGATCTTCCGCTCGCCGGGCGTCTTCGAGGGCGCGGTCGTGGACTTCATCGCGCCCAAGCACTTCGCCGTGTTCAACCTGGCCGACTCGGCGATCGTGTGCGGCGGCATCCTCATCGTGCTGCTGTCGTTCAAGGGACTGGACCCGGACGGGACCGTCCACAAGGACTGA
- a CDS encoding TraR/DksA C4-type zinc finger protein → MVAKKTAVQQSASGRSTHASASGGTGASGGAGVSGAANASGGTAKDVGGKKSARGSATGAQGGSAAGVPGGKPVKRVRGPVGGEAEETAEKKAGSKAAARKAARKKGATAKATAEKATAEKATAEKGTAKKAVSKKALSGGKGAKGAKATAAQEAAVEKAGAKKAAPKESAAKKTAPKESAAKRAVAKEGAAKKVAVKVAVGKESAGKETAGEKAAGEKGVGVGEGGAVAKGVSETGAAKRSAPRTGSTSGTSTTSKRAAAGKKAVAERAAGKSVVAESRAKKVGAAQAAEQTGATTVVAKKTPGTATAAKTALPKARISAAVEPGELAVRPGEDPWTPEEVEEARAELMGEVMRLRDELTSSEQSLVGLMRDSGDGAGDDQADTGAKNITREHELALAANAREMLTQTERALERLDAGTYGLCENCGNPIGKARMQAFPRATLCVECKQKQERRY, encoded by the coding sequence ATGGTGGCGAAGAAGACCGCCGTACAGCAGTCGGCGTCGGGCAGATCCACACATGCGAGTGCCTCCGGCGGCACGGGCGCCTCTGGCGGTGCCGGTGTCTCCGGTGCGGCCAATGCCTCCGGCGGTACGGCCAAGGATGTGGGCGGGAAGAAGAGCGCGCGGGGAAGTGCCACGGGGGCACAGGGAGGTTCTGCCGCGGGGGTGCCGGGCGGGAAGCCGGTGAAGAGGGTGCGGGGGCCTGTCGGGGGCGAGGCGGAGGAGACGGCCGAGAAGAAGGCGGGTTCTAAAGCGGCCGCCAGGAAGGCTGCCAGAAAGAAAGGCGCGACCGCGAAAGCCACGGCTGAGAAGGCCACGGCTGAGAAAGCCACGGCCGAGAAGGGCACGGCCAAGAAGGCGGTGTCCAAGAAGGCCCTGTCCGGGGGCAAGGGAGCCAAGGGCGCCAAGGCTACGGCGGCCCAAGAGGCGGCGGTGGAAAAGGCGGGCGCGAAGAAGGCGGCGCCCAAGGAAAGCGCGGCCAAGAAGACGGCGCCGAAGGAAAGCGCGGCCAAGAGGGCCGTGGCCAAGGAAGGTGCGGCCAAGAAGGTGGCCGTGAAGGTGGCCGTCGGGAAGGAATCAGCGGGGAAGGAAACGGCCGGAGAGAAGGCGGCCGGGGAGAAGGGCGTCGGTGTGGGGGAGGGCGGTGCTGTGGCGAAGGGCGTCTCCGAGACGGGCGCTGCCAAGAGGAGCGCGCCCAGGACGGGCAGCACGTCCGGGACGAGCACCACGTCCAAGAGGGCCGCGGCCGGGAAGAAGGCGGTTGCGGAGCGGGCGGCTGGGAAGAGTGTGGTCGCCGAGAGCAGGGCCAAGAAGGTGGGCGCGGCGCAGGCCGCGGAGCAGACGGGAGCCACGACGGTGGTTGCGAAGAAGACTCCTGGCACGGCCACGGCGGCCAAGACCGCCCTTCCCAAGGCACGCATCTCCGCGGCGGTGGAGCCCGGCGAGCTCGCGGTGCGCCCCGGTGAGGACCCCTGGACCCCGGAGGAGGTGGAGGAGGCCCGAGCCGAGCTGATGGGCGAGGTGATGCGGCTGCGCGACGAGCTCACGTCGTCCGAGCAGTCCCTGGTCGGCCTGATGCGGGACTCCGGGGACGGGGCCGGCGACGACCAGGCGGACACCGGCGCCAAGAACATCACGCGCGAGCACGAACTGGCGCTCGCCGCCAACGCGCGCGAGATGCTCACGCAGACCGAGCGGGCCCTGGAGCGGCTCGACGCGGGCACCTACGGCCTGTGCGAGAACTGCGGCAACCCGATCGGCAAGGCGCGCATGCAGGCCTTCCCGCGCGCGACCCTGTGCGTGGAGTGCAAACAGAAGCAAGAACGCCGGTACTGA
- the ileS gene encoding isoleucine--tRNA ligase, translating into MTTPTYRQVPAQVDLPALEHAVLDFWREQKIFAKSLEQSEGRPEWVFYEGPPTANGMPGAHHIEARVFKDVFPRFRTMRGYHVARKAGWDCHGLPVELAVEKELGFSGKKDIEAYGIAEFNAKCRESVLRHTDAFSQLTTRMGYWVDLDEAYVTMDPEYIESVWWSLKEIFDKDLLVQDHRVAPWCPRCGTGLSDHELAQGYETVVDPSVYVRFPLTSGPLAGEAALLVWTTTPWTLVSNTAVAAHPEVTYVVATKGPEGTEKLVVAEPLLAKALGEGWETTGQTFTGAEMERWTYQRPFELVEFPAPAHYVVNAEYVTTEDGTGLVHQSPAFGEDDLKVCRAYGLPVVNPVRPDGTFAEDVPLVGGVFFKKADEKLTENLQQRGLLFRHIPYEHSYPHCWRCHTALLYYAQPSWYIRTTAVKDRLLQENEKTNWFPETVKHGRFGDWLQNNIDWALSRNRYWGTPLPIWRCEDDHLTCVGSRAQLTELTGTDQSNLDPHRPYIDDITFACPQCEKTATRVPEVIDAWYDSGSMPFAQWGYPHKNKELFESRYPAQFISEAIDQTRGWFYTLMAVGTLVFDKSSYENVVCLGHILAEDGRKMSKHLGNTLEPIPLMDRHGADAVRWFMAAGGSPWAARRVGHGTIQEVVRKTLLTYWNTVAFQALYARTSNWAPSEADPAPADRPVLDRWLLSELHALTDQVTQSLEAYDTQRAGKLLSAFVDDLSNWYVRRSRRRFWQGDKAALRTLHEVVETVTKLMAPLTPFITERVWQDLVAPVTPGAPESVHLSSWPEADLSAIDPELSKQMVLVRRLVELGRATRAESGVKTRQPLRRALVAATGFEALNPELHAQITEELNVESLASLSEVGGSLVDTTAKANFRALGKRFGKRVQDVAKAVANADAAALSLALREGTASVEVDGETVTLAPDEVIITETPREGWSVASDSGATVALDLEITEELRRAGLARDAIRLIQEARKNSGLDVADRIALRWTATDTATVAALGEHAELIADEVLATDFAQGDADDTYGSPFTDEGLTLTFRLRKA; encoded by the coding sequence ATGACAACGCCGACGTACCGCCAGGTACCCGCCCAGGTAGACCTGCCCGCGCTAGAGCACGCCGTGCTCGACTTCTGGCGCGAGCAGAAGATCTTCGCCAAGAGCCTGGAGCAGTCCGAGGGCCGCCCCGAGTGGGTGTTCTACGAGGGCCCGCCCACCGCCAACGGCATGCCCGGCGCCCACCACATCGAGGCCCGCGTCTTCAAGGACGTCTTCCCCCGCTTCCGCACCATGCGCGGCTACCACGTCGCCCGCAAGGCCGGCTGGGACTGCCACGGCCTCCCGGTGGAGCTGGCGGTCGAGAAGGAGCTCGGCTTCAGCGGCAAGAAGGACATCGAGGCGTACGGCATCGCCGAGTTCAACGCCAAGTGCCGTGAGTCCGTGCTGCGCCACACCGACGCCTTCTCCCAGCTGACGACCCGCATGGGCTACTGGGTCGACCTCGACGAGGCGTACGTCACGATGGACCCCGAGTACATCGAGTCCGTCTGGTGGTCGCTCAAGGAGATCTTCGACAAGGACCTGCTGGTCCAGGACCACCGCGTCGCCCCCTGGTGCCCGCGCTGCGGCACCGGCCTGTCCGACCACGAGCTGGCGCAGGGCTACGAGACGGTCGTCGACCCCTCGGTGTACGTCCGCTTCCCGCTCACCTCCGGTCCGCTCGCCGGCGAGGCCGCACTCCTGGTGTGGACGACGACGCCCTGGACCCTCGTCTCCAACACGGCCGTGGCCGCGCACCCCGAGGTCACCTACGTCGTCGCGACGAAGGGCCCAGAAGGCACAGAGAAACTCGTCGTCGCCGAGCCGCTCCTCGCCAAGGCCCTCGGCGAGGGCTGGGAGACCACCGGCCAGACCTTCACCGGCGCCGAGATGGAGCGCTGGACGTATCAGCGCCCGTTCGAGCTGGTCGAGTTCCCGGCGCCCGCCCACTACGTGGTGAACGCCGAGTACGTCACGACCGAGGACGGTACGGGTCTGGTCCACCAGTCCCCCGCCTTCGGTGAGGACGACCTCAAGGTCTGTCGCGCGTACGGCCTGCCCGTCGTGAACCCCGTCCGCCCGGACGGCACCTTCGCCGAGGACGTCCCCCTGGTCGGCGGCGTCTTCTTCAAGAAGGCGGACGAAAAGCTCACCGAGAACCTCCAGCAGCGCGGTCTGCTCTTCAGGCACATCCCGTACGAGCACAGCTACCCGCACTGCTGGCGCTGCCACACCGCGCTCCTCTACTACGCGCAGCCGTCCTGGTACATCCGCACCACCGCCGTCAAGGACCGCCTCCTCCAGGAGAACGAGAAGACCAACTGGTTCCCGGAGACGGTGAAGCACGGCCGCTTCGGCGACTGGCTGCAGAACAACATCGACTGGGCGCTGTCCCGCAACCGCTACTGGGGCACCCCGCTGCCGATCTGGCGCTGCGAGGACGACCACCTCACCTGCGTCGGCTCCCGCGCGCAGCTCACCGAGCTGACCGGCACCGACCAGTCGAACCTGGACCCGCACCGCCCGTACATCGACGACATCACCTTCGCGTGCCCCCAGTGCGAGAAGACGGCCACGCGCGTGCCCGAGGTCATCGACGCCTGGTACGACTCGGGCTCGATGCCGTTCGCGCAGTGGGGCTACCCGCACAAGAACAAGGAGCTCTTCGAGAGCCGCTACCCGGCGCAGTTCATCAGCGAGGCCATCGACCAGACCCGCGGCTGGTTCTACACACTGATGGCGGTCGGCACGCTGGTCTTCGACAAGTCGTCGTACGAGAACGTCGTGTGCCTCGGCCACATCCTCGCCGAGGACGGCCGCAAGATGTCCAAGCACCTGGGCAACACCCTGGAGCCGATCCCGTTGATGGACCGGCACGGCGCGGACGCGGTGCGCTGGTTCATGGCGGCCGGCGGCTCCCCGTGGGCGGCACGCCGCGTGGGCCACGGCACGATCCAGGAGGTGGTGCGCAAGACCCTCCTCACCTACTGGAACACGGTCGCCTTCCAGGCCCTGTACGCCCGTACGTCGAACTGGGCGCCGTCCGAGGCCGACCCGGCCCCGGCCGACCGCCCGGTCCTGGACCGCTGGCTGCTGTCCGAACTGCACGCGCTGACCGACCAGGTGACCCAGTCCCTGGAGGCGTACGACACCCAGCGCGCCGGCAAGCTGCTCTCGGCGTTCGTCGACGACCTGTCGAACTGGTACGTCCGCCGCTCCCGTCGCCGCTTCTGGCAGGGCGACAAGGCCGCGCTGCGCACGCTGCACGAGGTCGTCGAGACGGTCACGAAGCTGATGGCCCCGCTGACCCCGTTCATCACCGAGCGGGTCTGGCAGGACCTGGTCGCGCCGGTCACCCCGGGCGCCCCGGAGTCGGTCCACCTGTCGTCCTGGCCTGAGGCGGACCTGTCGGCGATCGACCCGGAGCTGTCGAAGCAGATGGTCCTGGTCCGCAGGCTGGTCGAGCTGGGCCGCGCCACGCGCGCGGAGTCGGGCGTGAAGACCCGTCAGCCACTGCGGCGCGCGCTGGTGGCCGCGACCGGCTTCGAGGCGCTCAACCCCGAGCTGCACGCGCAGATCACGGAGGAGCTGAACGTCGAGTCCCTGGCGTCGCTGTCCGAGGTGGGCGGCAGCCTGGTCGACACCACCGCCAAGGCCAACTTCCGCGCCCTGGGCAAGCGGTTCGGCAAGCGTGTCCAGGATGTGGCGAAGGCCGTCGCGAACGCGGACGCGGCCGCGCTGTCCCTGGCCCTGCGCGAGGGCACGGCGTCGGTCGAGGTCGACGGCGAGACGGTCACTCTCGCTCCGGACGAGGTGATCATCACGGAGACCCCGCGCGAGGGCTGGTCGGTGGCGTCCGACTCGGGTGCGACGGTCGCGCTGGACCTGGAGATCACGGAGGAGCTGCGCCGCGCGGGCCTGGCCCGTGACGCGATCCGCCTGATCCAGGAGGCCCGCAAGAACAGCGGCCTGGACGTGGCCGACCGCATCGCCCTGCGCTGGACGGCGACGGACACGGCGACGGTCGCGGCGCTGGGCGAGCATGCCGAACTCATCGCCGACGAGGTCCTGGCGACGGACTTCGCCCAGGGCGACGCGGACGACACCTACGGCTCCCCGTTCACGGACGAGGGCCTGACCCTGACGTTCCGCCTGCGCAAGGCGTAG
- a CDS encoding DivIVA domain-containing protein, which translates to MPLTPEDVRNKQFTTVRLREGYDEDEVDAFLDEVEAELTRLLRENEDLRAKLAAATRAAAQNQQNMRKPPEGPGGPQDQQQGGMPQQGMRGPGAPVPAGISGPPQQQMGGPMGGPPQLPSGAPQLPAGPGGQGGPQGPGPMGQGPGPMGQPPMQQQMGGPMGGPMGGPGPMGGPGQGGPGGDSAARVLSLAQQTADQAIAEARSEANKIVGEARSRAEGLERDARAKADALERDAQEKHRVAMGSLESARATLERKVEDLRGFEREYRTRLKSYLESQLRQLETQSDDSLAPPRTPAAASLPPSPAPSMAPAGASAPSYGGNQTMGGAPSPAAPSYGGQQQMSPAMTQPMAPVRPQGPGPMGQAPSPMRGFLIDEDDN; encoded by the coding sequence ATGCCGTTGACCCCCGAGGACGTGCGGAACAAGCAGTTCACGACCGTCCGCCTCCGAGAAGGCTATGACGAGGACGAGGTCGATGCCTTCCTCGATGAGGTCGAAGCCGAACTGACGCGCCTGCTCCGCGAGAACGAGGACCTGCGCGCCAAGCTGGCCGCGGCCACGCGCGCTGCTGCTCAGAACCAGCAGAACATGCGCAAGCCCCCGGAGGGTCCCGGCGGCCCGCAGGACCAGCAGCAGGGCGGCATGCCTCAGCAGGGCATGCGCGGTCCCGGCGCTCCTGTACCCGCCGGCATATCGGGCCCGCCGCAGCAGCAGATGGGTGGCCCCATGGGAGGCCCGCCCCAGCTGCCCAGCGGTGCTCCGCAGCTGCCCGCCGGTCCCGGCGGTCAGGGTGGCCCGCAGGGTCCCGGTCCGATGGGCCAGGGTCCGGGGCCGATGGGCCAGCCCCCGATGCAGCAGCAGATGGGTGGCCCGATGGGCGGTCCTATGGGTGGCCCCGGCCCCATGGGCGGCCCGGGTCAGGGTGGCCCCGGTGGCGACAGCGCCGCCCGTGTCCTCTCGCTGGCCCAGCAGACCGCCGACCAGGCGATCGCCGAAGCTCGTTCCGAGGCCAACAAGATCGTCGGCGAGGCGCGTTCGCGTGCCGAGGGTCTCGAGCGTGACGCCCGTGCCAAGGCTGACGCCCTGGAGCGGGACGCGCAGGAGAAGCACCGCGTCGCGATGGGCTCCCTGGAGTCCGCCCGCGCCACGCTGGAGCGCAAGGTCGAGGACCTGCGCGGCTTCGAGCGCGAGTACCGCACGCGGCTGAAGTCCTACCTCGAGTCCCAGCTGCGCCAGCTGGAGACCCAGTCGGACGACTCGCTCGCCCCTCCGCGCACCCCGGCCGCGGCGTCCCTCCCGCCGTCCCCGGCGCCTTCCATGGCACCGGCCGGCGCGAGTGCCCCGTCCTACGGCGGCAACCAGACGATGGGCGGCGCCCCGTCTCCGGCTGCTCCGTCCTACGGCGGTCAGCAGCAGATGTCCCCGGCGATGACCCAGCCCATGGCTCCGGTCCGGCCGCAGGGTCCCGGTCCGATGGGCCAGGCTCCGTCGCCTATGCGCGGGTTCCTCATCGACGAGGACGACAACTGA
- a CDS encoding YggT family protein — protein MSVVLQVLYIALMVFLIVLIFRLVMDYVFQFARSWQPGKAMVVVLEATYTVTDPPLKLLRRVIPPLRLGGVALDLSFFVLMIIVYILITLVRSAM, from the coding sequence ATGAGCGTGGTCTTGCAGGTTCTTTACATCGCGCTGATGGTCTTCCTCATCGTGCTCATCTTCCGGTTGGTCATGGACTACGTCTTCCAGTTCGCCCGCTCGTGGCAACCCGGCAAGGCGATGGTGGTCGTTCTGGAGGCCACCTACACTGTCACTGATCCACCGCTCAAGCTTCTGCGGCGGGTCATCCCGCCGCTGCGTCTCGGGGGCGTGGCGCTCGACCTGTCCTTCTTCGTTCTGATGATCATCGTCTACATCCTGATCACGCTCGTGCGGAGCGCGATGTGA
- a CDS encoding cell division protein SepF → MAGAMRKMAVYLGLVEDDGYDGRGFDPDDDFEPELDPEPERDHRRHEPSHQSHSAHQSQRDEEVRIVQPPAPREPVARSTSLPAESGRPARIAPVASITQERASLEKNAPVIMPKVVSEREPYRITTLHPRTYNEARTIGEHFREGTPVIMNLTEMDDTDAKRLVDFAAGLVFGLHGSIERVTQKVFLLSPANVDVTAEDKARIAEGGFFNQS, encoded by the coding sequence ATGGCCGGCGCGATGCGCAAGATGGCGGTCTACCTCGGCCTCGTGGAGGACGATGGGTACGACGGCCGGGGGTTCGACCCCGACGACGACTTCGAGCCCGAACTGGACCCGGAGCCCGAGCGGGACCACCGACGGCACGAGCCGTCGCACCAGTCGCACAGTGCACATCAGTCCCAAAGGGACGAAGAGGTGCGAATCGTACAGCCGCCCGCGCCGCGTGAACCCGTGGCCCGATCAACTTCGCTACCCGCGGAATCCGGCCGTCCGGCGCGTATCGCGCCCGTGGCGTCCATCACACAAGAACGCGCAAGCCTGGAGAAGAACGCACCGGTGATCATGCCCAAGGTCGTATCGGAACGAGAGCCTTACCGGATCACCACGCTTCACCCGCGGACCTACAACGAGGCCCGTACCATCGGGGAACACTTCCGTGAAGGCACCCCGGTGATCATGAATCTGACTGAGATGGATGACACAGACGCCAAGCGACTTGTCGACTTTGCGGCCGGTTTGGTGTTTGGTCTTCACGGCAGCATCGAGCGGGTGACGCAGAAGGTGTTCCTGTTGTCGCCTGCTAACGTCGATGTCACGGCGGAGGACAAGGCCCGTATCGCAGAGGGCGGGTTCTTCAACCAGAGCTGA